One window from the genome of Enterococcus haemoperoxidus ATCC BAA-382 encodes:
- a CDS encoding DMT family transporter, with translation MNNVNDLSGATVEQAKIKQATSFERKGLLNGLSSGLLFGLNSALLALAISLFLFSDEPNAYALPLVFAGFNDFLAAIWLIIYNAYQGRLKEILRSLRLFPGKMTCLAALMGGPIAQGAYLLGIAFAGPTYAVPISALCPVVGALLSAVFLKEKITQRVWAGMGICVVGAIVISYTPPAGNVENFYLGIICAAIAALGWGLEGVLSAFGGSVLDPKVTITIRDITSGLTFFLIVMPLVNGLGVFQQVFQSPKTLAVLALAALVAAVSFLQWYNANSMCGVAKGMALNSTYVMWGIIFSAVVSQDFSAITSTVIIGALLITFGAIMVSVNPLSFFKKEAA, from the coding sequence ATGAATAATGTAAATGACTTAAGTGGGGCTACAGTTGAACAAGCAAAAATAAAACAAGCAACTAGTTTTGAGCGAAAAGGCTTGTTAAATGGTTTGTCTTCGGGCTTACTTTTTGGGTTGAATAGTGCATTACTAGCTTTAGCAATTTCGTTGTTTCTCTTTTCAGATGAACCTAATGCCTATGCCTTACCTTTAGTTTTTGCGGGATTCAATGATTTTTTAGCCGCGATTTGGTTGATTATTTATAATGCTTATCAAGGAAGATTAAAAGAGATTTTAAGAAGTTTGAGATTATTTCCAGGAAAAATGACGTGTTTAGCTGCTTTAATGGGTGGTCCGATTGCGCAAGGTGCGTATCTTCTAGGTATTGCTTTTGCAGGACCAACTTATGCTGTGCCGATTTCAGCTTTGTGCCCAGTAGTTGGAGCGTTGCTTTCAGCTGTATTCTTAAAAGAAAAAATTACTCAGCGTGTTTGGGCAGGTATGGGGATTTGTGTAGTAGGTGCTATTGTTATTTCATATACACCTCCAGCAGGTAATGTAGAGAATTTTTATTTAGGGATTATTTGTGCAGCAATCGCTGCTTTAGGATGGGGATTGGAAGGTGTACTTTCAGCCTTCGGTGGTTCTGTTTTAGACCCTAAGGTAACGATTACGATTCGTGATATTACATCTGGTTTAACATTTTTCCTGATCGTGATGCCTTTAGTAAATGGGTTAGGCGTTTTTCAACAGGTGTTCCAATCACCAAAAACGTTAGCTGTTTTAGCTTTAGCGGCATTAGTTGCTGCGGTATCTTTTTTACAGTGGTATAACGCAAATAGTATGTGTGGTGTTGCGAAAGGGATGGCGTTAAATAGTACGTATGTTATGTGGGGAATTATTTTTTCAGCTGTTGTTTCTCAAGATTTTTCAGCGATTACATCAACTGTTATCATAGGTGCACTATTAATCACGTTTGGGGCAATCATGGTCTCAGTCAATCCACTCTCATTTTTCAAAAAGGAGGCAGCATAA
- the cutD gene encoding choline TMA-lyase-activating enzyme, with the protein MLPAIKTARIFNIQKYSIYDGDGIRTLVFFKGCPLRCKWCSNPESVESGFQVMKQQSICDNCGICVEHCPKNIHKMRTTTDGKKKHFVDREISCSGCRICEESCPKNALTVMGQDMTVTEVMDVILQDMLFYMSSNGGVTLGGGEVTYQGDFAVELLAECKKNGIHTAIETCGYTKWEIMEKFVDVTDLFLFDVKHFDPERHRELVGARNDRIMTNLEQLFQAGATISVRMPLIKGLNDSIETLKATILYIKKIQTNGYLKSIDILPYHKLGVAKYEQLGQNYPLQDVDMSYTDEELEKIREYMAQFDLPIRVVKH; encoded by the coding sequence ATGTTACCAGCCATAAAAACGGCCCGGATCTTTAATATTCAGAAGTATTCTATTTACGATGGAGATGGGATTCGTACGCTAGTCTTCTTTAAAGGCTGCCCATTACGGTGTAAATGGTGCTCAAATCCAGAAAGTGTAGAATCAGGCTTTCAAGTAATGAAACAACAATCAATATGTGATAATTGTGGTATTTGTGTAGAGCATTGCCCAAAAAATATTCATAAAATGCGTACGACGACAGATGGAAAAAAGAAACACTTTGTTGATCGAGAAATTTCTTGTAGCGGTTGCCGTATTTGTGAAGAAAGCTGTCCAAAAAATGCTTTGACAGTGATGGGGCAAGATATGACAGTTACTGAAGTGATGGATGTTATTTTACAAGATATGTTGTTTTATATGAGCTCCAATGGTGGCGTTACTCTTGGCGGTGGTGAGGTGACGTATCAAGGAGATTTTGCAGTAGAACTTTTAGCTGAATGCAAAAAGAATGGCATTCATACAGCAATTGAAACTTGTGGCTATACGAAGTGGGAAATAATGGAAAAATTTGTTGATGTGACGGATTTATTTTTATTTGATGTGAAACATTTTGATCCTGAAAGACACCGCGAACTAGTGGGGGCAAGAAATGATCGTATCATGACAAACTTGGAACAGCTGTTTCAAGCAGGAGCAACTATTTCTGTTAGAATGCCATTGATAAAAGGATTAAATGATTCTATCGAAACGTTAAAAGCAACTATTTTATATATTAAAAAAATCCAAACCAATGGTTACCTGAAAAGTATCGATATTTTACCCTATCACAAATTGGGTGTTGCAAAATATGAACAATTAGGACAAAATTATCCATTGCAAGATGTTGACATGTCGTATACAGATGAAGAACTTGAAAAAATCAGAGAATACATGGCTCAATTCGATTTACCAATTAGAGTAGTCAAACATTGA
- a CDS encoding histidine kinase: MENVYLTIYTSSELSQQTIEQSQELLKRFPIKVRPHFQLLTKVSSTNDKANQSFCKRAMDCSSCPSSSGIFRKKRSSSYCHRCSYGLSKFIYPFQYCGNERGLLIFGPFFKDETDINLLILSDIDIAGANERMNILNLFEVEDLEKVENFASVFAAFLSQTLTMEKLEKEKQKTENNLKILSQKIEHIENQDNIKGLTPYFVFNSLTTLARLAHFNENPDLEEAVYKLSSVIRYNYQSQNHCVSLEEAFSYLNDYLELSTTRSIKRLSYQVNLPQELTQYRIPVMTLIPIVENLLEIRLPKYGDDFSLLFTVTKTNGNIIITIQEQIHLDRKRELVVEEEFLHTVANRNKKLIELLGDQAHVQVVEMSNKLIVEVVIPASKGLIV; the protein is encoded by the coding sequence GTGGAAAATGTTTATCTCACTATCTACACCAGCTCAGAGCTTTCTCAGCAAACGATTGAGCAATCTCAAGAGCTATTGAAAAGGTTTCCGATTAAGGTCCGTCCGCATTTTCAACTTTTAACTAAAGTGAGTTCAACAAATGACAAAGCAAACCAAAGCTTCTGCAAGAGAGCGATGGATTGTTCATCTTGTCCCTCTAGCAGCGGTATTTTTAGAAAGAAGAGAAGTTCTTCCTATTGTCATCGCTGTAGTTATGGACTAAGTAAATTTATCTATCCGTTTCAATACTGTGGGAACGAACGAGGATTATTGATTTTTGGTCCATTTTTTAAAGATGAAACAGATATCAACTTGTTGATCTTATCTGATATCGATATAGCTGGTGCGAATGAAAGAATGAATATCTTAAACCTTTTTGAAGTGGAAGATTTAGAAAAAGTTGAAAATTTTGCTTCAGTGTTTGCAGCTTTTTTATCTCAAACTTTAACGATGGAAAAATTGGAAAAAGAAAAACAGAAAACGGAGAATAACCTAAAAATTTTATCTCAAAAAATAGAACATATAGAAAATCAGGATAATATCAAAGGATTGACACCTTATTTTGTATTCAATTCACTGACTACATTGGCAAGGTTAGCTCATTTTAATGAAAATCCTGATCTAGAAGAGGCTGTTTATAAGCTTTCCAGTGTTATCCGTTACAATTATCAATCACAAAATCATTGTGTTTCTTTGGAAGAAGCATTCAGCTATTTAAATGACTACTTAGAACTCAGCACAACAAGGTCTATAAAGAGATTATCGTATCAAGTCAATCTTCCCCAAGAATTGACACAATATCGAATACCTGTAATGACGTTGATTCCAATTGTAGAAAATTTACTAGAAATTAGATTACCAAAATATGGAGATGATTTTTCTCTACTATTTACAGTAACAAAAACCAATGGAAATATTATCATTACGATTCAAGAGCAAATTCACTTAGATAGAAAAAGAGAATTGGTTGTAGAGGAAGAATTTCTACATACAGTGGCCAACCGCAACAAGAAATTGATTGAATTATTAGGAGATCAAGCGCATGTTCAGGTGGTAGAAATGTCTAATAAGTTAATTGTGGAAGTTGTGATTCCAGCTTCAAAAGGATTAATAGTATGA
- a CDS encoding response regulator transcription factor: MKNIMIVEEDELERQFIKEIIKENYQRENLNVVEVQNGIEALSKARIFQPELVVMDIEVAGINGLELQKEMLQIKPTIYTIWTSIYSNFDLLSQGLTYNIRGYLLKPYSKKEMMQHLDKFMKRKKKYTLSESYNKQFSEGVNKAIQFIKKNFKQKTTIDDIANHVYLNPQYFGRLFRKELGISVNDYINILKVEESCRLLHETDLPLYRIATEVGFADSSYFTRVFTKYLKMTPHEYRKQEVVK; the protein is encoded by the coding sequence ATGAAAAATATAATGATCGTTGAAGAGGATGAGTTGGAACGCCAATTTATAAAAGAGATTATCAAAGAAAACTATCAGAGAGAAAATTTAAATGTAGTGGAAGTCCAAAATGGAATCGAAGCACTATCTAAAGCTAGAATATTTCAACCTGAATTAGTTGTAATGGATATTGAAGTAGCTGGGATAAATGGACTAGAATTACAAAAAGAAATGCTCCAGATCAAACCAACGATTTACACAATTTGGACATCAATCTATTCTAATTTCGATTTATTGAGCCAAGGATTGACCTATAATATTCGAGGCTATTTACTAAAACCATATTCGAAAAAAGAAATGATGCAGCATCTAGATAAGTTCATGAAGCGTAAGAAGAAATACACGCTTTCTGAAAGTTACAATAAGCAATTTAGTGAAGGAGTCAATAAAGCAATTCAATTTATCAAGAAGAATTTTAAACAAAAGACAACAATTGACGATATTGCAAATCATGTTTATTTAAATCCACAGTATTTCGGCCGATTATTTCGCAAGGAGCTTGGAATCAGTGTAAATGACTATATCAATATCTTGAAAGTCGAAGAATCCTGTCGTCTGTTGCATGAAACTGATTTGCCATTATATCGAATTGCAACAGAAGTTGGTTTTGCTGATTCTTCCTATTTTACCAGAGTATTTACGAAATATCTAAAAATGACACCACATGAGTATCGTAAACAAGAAGTAGTCAAATAA
- a CDS encoding GAF domain-containing protein, translating to MWKTKEEKIATYQLLVQQQAAIIEIEHDKIANLANSSALLADALPNTVFAGYYLFDEVELVLGPFQGKVSCTRINMGKGVCGESAEKRETLIVDDVKNHKNYISCDSAARSEIVVPMIKDGKLLGVLDLDSSVTHGYDETDQKYLEQFVAALLKDTNFR from the coding sequence ATGTGGAAAACAAAAGAAGAAAAGATTGCTACATATCAACTTTTAGTACAGCAACAAGCTGCAATTATTGAAATCGAACATGATAAAATCGCGAACCTCGCCAATTCTTCTGCACTATTGGCAGATGCGTTACCTAATACAGTTTTTGCCGGTTATTACTTATTTGATGAAGTAGAACTGGTATTAGGTCCGTTTCAAGGAAAAGTTTCGTGTACTCGTATTAACATGGGTAAAGGTGTGTGTGGAGAATCTGCTGAAAAACGTGAAACGTTAATTGTTGATGATGTAAAAAATCATAAAAATTATATCTCTTGTGATTCAGCTGCACGATCTGAAATTGTCGTACCAATGATCAAGGACGGAAAACTGCTTGGCGTTTTAGATCTAGATAGTTCGGTAACTCATGGTTATGATGAAACAGATCAGAAGTACTTAGAACAATTTGTTGCAGCGCTTTTAAAAGATACCAATTTTAGGTAA
- a CDS encoding VOC family protein translates to MLEVYLNFKNEAAEAIAFYETVFDLTCEDVMTFADAPEDPEHPTPEAWKNLIINASMTIEGVPVMFSDVPDGMGLTFIEGNNVSLVISTEDEAKIDRIFERLTEGGKVTMPLGETFWSKKYGMVIDKFGINWMLNYYIES, encoded by the coding sequence ATGCTAGAAGTATATTTAAATTTTAAGAATGAAGCGGCAGAGGCAATTGCATTTTATGAAACAGTATTTGACTTAACATGTGAAGATGTTATGACGTTTGCGGATGCACCGGAAGATCCAGAACATCCAACACCAGAAGCTTGGAAAAATCTGATTATCAATGCATCAATGACAATTGAGGGTGTACCCGTGATGTTTTCTGATGTGCCGGATGGAATGGGCTTGACGTTTATTGAAGGAAATAATGTTTCTTTAGTGATAAGCACAGAAGATGAAGCGAAAATAGATCGTATTTTCGAACGTTTAACTGAAGGTGGAAAAGTAACGATGCCTTTAGGTGAAACATTCTGGTCTAAAAAATATGGTATGGTCATTGATAAATTTGGAATCAATTGGATGCTGAATTATTATATTGAGTCCTAA
- a CDS encoding DMT family transporter: protein MGYLYLFIAIISEVIATNLLKATDGFSKLVPSVECLVAYVVCFYSLSKAIKYMPLNVAYALWGAVGIILITIFSVVYWKEQINTPTVIGIGFIVIGTVLVNTFGTGH from the coding sequence ATTGGGTATTTATATCTATTTATTGCCATAATAAGTGAGGTTATAGCAACAAATCTACTAAAAGCAACGGATGGATTTAGTAAGTTAGTGCCATCGGTAGAATGTTTAGTTGCTTATGTTGTCTGTTTTTATAGTTTGTCTAAAGCGATAAAATATATGCCATTAAATGTTGCATATGCATTATGGGGAGCAGTCGGAATCATCTTGATCACGATCTTTTCAGTGGTTTATTGGAAAGAACAAATCAATACACCAACCGTTATCGGTATTGGTTTTATCGTGATTGGTACGGTTTTAGTCAATACTTTTGGAACTGGACATTAA
- a CDS encoding LysR family transcriptional regulator yields the protein MELRVLTYFLTVAREKTISKAAEVLHLSQPTLSKQLKELEEELGVTLFTRGNRFITLTEDGIYLMNRGKEILSLVESTTTNLIKNEVISGQITIGGGETQAFEFLGRILHELRDNYPEINIHLYSGNADDVLEKIDKGLLDFGLVIDPVEKQKYEYIRLPLIDSWGILVNKSHPLANQKTVQPKDIQHTPLLISNQSFVDNQLSEWFGGNITHLNVVGTYNLLYNASLLVKEGIASALCIDGIVNTANTNLVFIPCSPLLTANINIVWKKDQIFSSASKEFLRLLKLV from the coding sequence ATGGAACTTCGTGTATTAACATACTTTTTAACTGTTGCAAGAGAAAAAACAATTAGTAAAGCGGCTGAAGTTTTACATCTATCTCAGCCAACGCTTTCAAAACAATTAAAAGAACTAGAAGAAGAGCTTGGTGTTACCTTATTTACTAGAGGAAATCGATTTATCACATTAACGGAAGATGGTATCTATTTAATGAATAGAGGAAAAGAAATTCTATCTTTGGTTGAGTCAACAACAACAAACCTTATTAAGAATGAAGTCATTAGTGGACAGATCACTATTGGTGGCGGGGAAACGCAAGCGTTTGAGTTTCTTGGACGTATTCTGCATGAACTTAGAGACAACTATCCAGAAATTAACATACACCTTTATAGCGGAAATGCTGATGATGTATTGGAAAAAATTGATAAGGGACTGTTAGATTTTGGGCTGGTTATCGACCCCGTAGAAAAACAAAAATACGAATATATTCGCCTGCCTTTGATTGATTCCTGGGGAATTTTAGTCAATAAATCACATCCTCTAGCTAACCAAAAAACAGTCCAGCCAAAAGATATTCAACATACACCTTTGCTCATTTCAAATCAATCATTCGTTGATAATCAGCTGTCCGAATGGTTTGGAGGAAATATAACACACCTAAATGTTGTTGGCACATATAATTTACTTTATAATGCCTCATTGTTGGTAAAAGAAGGTATCGCAAGTGCCCTTTGCATTGACGGCATTGTGAATACGGCTAATACAAATCTAGTCTTTATTCCCTGTTCACCACTATTAACCGCAAATATCAACATTGTTTGGAAAAAAGATCAAATCTTTTCAAGTGCTTCAAAAGAATTTCTACGTCTACTGAAATTGGTTTAG
- a CDS encoding DapH/DapD/GlmU-related protein, giving the protein MSNISLQQKIVGKEILKDSTIFKEIHLVKQHNERLIMMMNAQYYSNEEILQYLEEITSQKIDPSVKISQPFYTDFGKHITFGKDIFINQNVTFVDLGGITIEDQVLIGPGSRLITVNHLISPKKRRGIKVEPIYIKKNAWLGANVTILPGITIGKNSIVAADSTVTKDVPDNVIVVGSPAKVVRKIEEDEL; this is encoded by the coding sequence ATGTCAAATATAAGTTTACAGCAGAAAATCGTAGGAAAAGAGATTTTAAAAGATTCAACCATATTTAAAGAAATTCATTTAGTTAAACAGCATAACGAGCGATTGATTATGATGATGAACGCACAATATTATTCTAATGAAGAGATTTTACAATACTTAGAAGAAATTACTAGTCAAAAAATTGATCCATCCGTAAAAATTTCGCAGCCCTTTTACACTGATTTCGGTAAGCATATCACATTTGGAAAAGATATTTTTATTAATCAAAATGTGACGTTTGTTGATTTAGGAGGGATTACGATTGAAGATCAAGTGTTGATTGGCCCAGGATCTAGATTAATTACAGTGAATCATTTGATCTCTCCTAAAAAAAGACGCGGAATTAAAGTAGAGCCGATTTATATTAAGAAGAATGCATGGCTTGGGGCAAATGTGACCATTTTACCTGGTATTACAATTGGAAAAAACTCGATTGTTGCAGCGGATTCAACAGTAACAAAAGATGTTCCTGATAATGTGATTGTTGTAGGAAGTCCAGCCAAAGTGGTTCGAAAGATTGAAGAAGATGAACTGTAA
- a CDS encoding cyclophilin-like fold protein: MNITIENKPFQIELESNQTTKELLARLPMNLKMNDLHGNEKYTYLVETLPTQVEQVGKIEKGAVMLFGSDCLVLFYETFPTNYSYTKIGKIKEADQLDFISKKVAINVILTL, encoded by the coding sequence ATGAACATAACTATTGAAAATAAACCGTTTCAAATTGAATTGGAATCGAATCAAACAACGAAAGAACTATTAGCTCGACTTCCAATGAATCTAAAAATGAATGATTTGCACGGAAACGAAAAGTATACTTATTTAGTAGAAACGTTACCAACACAAGTTGAACAAGTAGGCAAAATCGAAAAAGGAGCTGTCATGCTTTTTGGTTCAGATTGTCTTGTTCTATTTTATGAAACATTTCCTACTAATTATTCATATACTAAAATAGGCAAAATAAAGGAAGCTGATCAACTCGATTTTATATCAAAGAAAGTAGCAATCAATGTCATATTGACACTATAA
- a CDS encoding SDR family oxidoreductase — MAIKDKVVIITGASSGIGEATAMLLAEKGAKVVLAARREEKLQTIVAKIKENSGEAVYLVTDVTKRIDNQKLVDFAISVYGKVDVIFLNAGIMPNSPLSALKEDEWDQMIDINIKGVLNGLAAVLPNFIEQKSGHVLTTSSVAGLKAYPGGAVYGATKWAIRDLMEVLRMESAQEGTNIRTATIYPAAINTELLDKITDSKTADGMTSLYDKYGIAPERVASIVAYAIDQPEDVNVNEFTVGPTSQPW, encoded by the coding sequence ATGGCGATTAAAGATAAAGTAGTGATTATTACAGGAGCCTCATCAGGAATTGGTGAGGCAACAGCAATGCTACTAGCTGAAAAAGGAGCAAAAGTAGTATTAGCAGCACGCAGAGAAGAAAAATTACAAACAATTGTTGCAAAAATCAAAGAAAATTCAGGTGAAGCAGTATATTTAGTAACAGATGTAACTAAGCGAATCGATAATCAAAAATTAGTAGATTTTGCTATTTCTGTGTATGGAAAGGTAGATGTTATCTTTTTAAATGCTGGTATTATGCCTAATTCCCCATTATCTGCACTCAAAGAAGATGAGTGGGACCAAATGATTGATATCAATATCAAAGGAGTACTGAATGGTCTAGCAGCAGTCTTACCCAACTTTATTGAGCAAAAATCCGGACATGTACTGACAACATCATCCGTAGCTGGACTCAAAGCTTACCCAGGAGGAGCTGTTTATGGTGCAACGAAATGGGCGATTCGTGATTTGATGGAAGTATTACGAATGGAATCAGCGCAAGAAGGAACCAATATCCGTACCGCCACAATTTATCCAGCTGCAATCAATACAGAGTTACTTGATAAAATTACAGATTCAAAAACTGCTGATGGAATGACTAGTTTGTATGATAAATATGGTATTGCGCCAGAGCGTGTGGCAAGTATTGTTGCATATGCAATTGATCAGCCTGAAGATGTAAATGTCAATGAATTTACAGTAGGGCCAACTAGTCAGCCATGGTGA
- a CDS encoding aldo/keto reductase produces MEYAKLGNTGLDVSRICLGAMSFGDPKNWIHKWVLEEEESRPLIKRALELGINFFDTANVYSLGRSEEILGKALKDYANRDEIVLATKVHQKMFDGPNGQGLSRKAIMSQIDQSLKRLQTDYVDLYIIHRWDPYTPIEETMEALNDVVKAGKARYIGASAMYTYQFQQANNIAEKNGWAKFVSMQNHLNLIYREEEREMIPYCLSEKIALTPYSPMASGRLIRSTSEATKRSTTDDAQKAKYDETADKDQMIIDRVAELAAKYETNKVNIALGWLLQKNPVVAPVIGATKMNHIETAVGAVDFKLSQADVLYLEEPYIPHKVVGHV; encoded by the coding sequence ATGGAGTATGCAAAATTAGGCAATACTGGACTAGATGTTTCAAGGATTTGTTTAGGTGCAATGAGCTTTGGAGACCCTAAAAATTGGATTCATAAATGGGTACTTGAAGAAGAAGAGAGCAGACCATTAATCAAAAGAGCACTAGAACTGGGTATCAACTTTTTTGATACTGCAAATGTTTATTCTTTAGGTAGAAGTGAAGAAATTTTAGGCAAAGCATTGAAGGACTACGCCAATCGAGATGAAATTGTACTAGCGACAAAAGTTCATCAAAAAATGTTTGATGGTCCAAACGGTCAGGGATTATCAAGAAAAGCTATTATGTCTCAAATAGATCAGAGTTTGAAGCGTCTGCAAACAGATTATGTGGATTTATATATCATTCATCGTTGGGATCCCTATACACCGATTGAAGAAACTATGGAAGCATTAAATGACGTTGTTAAAGCTGGTAAAGCAAGATATATTGGTGCTTCCGCGATGTATACTTATCAATTTCAACAAGCAAATAATATAGCAGAAAAAAATGGTTGGGCAAAATTTGTCTCTATGCAAAACCACTTAAATTTGATTTATCGTGAAGAAGAACGTGAAATGATTCCCTATTGTCTTTCTGAAAAAATTGCACTTACACCCTATAGTCCAATGGCATCAGGGCGATTAATTAGAAGTACTTCAGAAGCAACCAAACGAAGCACCACCGATGATGCACAAAAAGCTAAATATGATGAAACCGCGGATAAAGATCAGATGATTATAGATCGCGTTGCTGAATTGGCTGCCAAATATGAGACCAATAAAGTGAATATTGCCTTAGGATGGTTACTACAAAAAAATCCAGTAGTTGCACCTGTTATCGGCGCAACAAAAATGAATCATATCGAAACAGCGGTGGGCGCGGTAGATTTTAAATTAAGTCAAGCAGATGTTCTTTATTTAGAAGAACCTTATATCCCACACAAAGTAGTGGGACACGTCTAA
- a CDS encoding MBL fold metallo-hydrolase, with the protein MNEQSQATPPKTISFGAEAFQENHHTEIRWLGNSGIFLNSRGYCMMVDPVLEGFDLPLLIEMPIKTDQVPHLDSILITHADNDHFSIATLKKLLPLTNALHAPKYVAGLVKEKMMFEAFGHEIHASFNEGPLKITLTPADHLWQNESKKYDRVFKLEDFCGFWIETPDGTLWIPGDSKLLASHLEMPEPDAILFDFSDNEWHIGLDNAIKLANTYPNAALLLSHWGTVDAPHMNVFNGNPADLIHRVTNPERIQIMAAGDRFILGK; encoded by the coding sequence ATGAACGAACAATCACAAGCAACACCACCAAAAACCATTTCGTTTGGCGCAGAAGCCTTTCAAGAAAATCATCATACTGAAATCCGATGGCTAGGAAATTCAGGTATATTTTTAAATAGCAGAGGCTATTGCATGATGGTTGATCCAGTTTTAGAAGGATTTGATTTGCCTTTGTTAATTGAAATGCCAATCAAAACGGATCAAGTACCACATTTGGATAGTATTCTTATCACCCATGCTGACAATGATCATTTTAGTATAGCAACCTTAAAAAAATTACTACCGCTGACAAATGCTCTACACGCACCTAAATATGTAGCTGGACTAGTTAAAGAAAAAATGATGTTTGAAGCATTTGGTCATGAAATACATGCTTCTTTTAACGAAGGTCCATTAAAAATAACATTAACACCTGCTGACCATTTATGGCAAAATGAAAGTAAAAAATACGATCGTGTCTTTAAATTAGAGGACTTTTGTGGATTTTGGATTGAAACACCAGATGGAACCTTATGGATTCCTGGCGATTCCAAGTTATTAGCATCTCATCTAGAAATGCCTGAACCTGATGCGATTCTCTTTGATTTTTCTGATAACGAATGGCATATTGGCTTAGATAATGCGATTAAACTTGCTAACACTTATCCAAATGCTGCTTTACTTTTGTCTCATTGGGGAACAGTGGATGCTCCTCATATGAATGTTTTCAATGGAAATCCAGCTGATCTGATTCATAGAGTAACCAATCCTGAAAGAATCCAGATAATGGCTGCTGGAGATCGTTTTATTTTAGGAAAATAA
- a CDS encoding carboxymuconolactone decarboxylase family protein, protein MTKITAGRDQLGEFAPKFAELNDDVLFGQVWSREEELNPRDRSIVTITALISGGNFEQLVFHMGKAKENGVTQEEMAEIITHLAFYIGWPKAWSAFTIAKDIYKK, encoded by the coding sequence ATGACAAAAATTACAGCAGGCCGTGACCAACTCGGTGAATTTGCACCAAAATTTGCTGAACTAAATGATGATGTTTTATTTGGACAAGTTTGGTCAAGAGAAGAGGAGTTGAATCCACGTGATCGCTCAATTGTTACAATTACAGCTTTAATTTCTGGAGGCAATTTTGAACAGTTAGTCTTTCATATGGGAAAAGCAAAAGAAAATGGGGTTACTCAAGAAGAAATGGCAGAAATCATTACTCACCTTGCCTTTTATATTGGATGGCCTAAAGCTTGGTCAGCTTTTACAATTGCTAAAGATATTTACAAAAAATAA